Part of the Triticum aestivum cultivar Chinese Spring chromosome 4D, IWGSC CS RefSeq v2.1, whole genome shotgun sequence genome is shown below.
CGCAGAACTTGGAGTCGAACTGCACCGGCGGGAACAGCCGCATGTTCTCGTGCAGCACCGCGTGGGTGTAGTGGAGGGACTTGAGCTGCTCGTACGTGGTCTTCGACGCTGTCCTTGTCTTCTCGCCGGCGGCGGCCTCCGCGCGCACGGCGGCCGCCACCGCGGGGTTCTTGGAGAGGAGCATGAAGATGGTGGTGAGCGCGGAGGACACCGTGTCGCGTCCGGCGAGGAGGAAGCTGACCACGATGTCGCGGAGGTACTTGTCGTCGACGGCGGTGCCGTGCGCCTCCGAGGCCATGAACCGGGACAGGAGGTCGTGGCTCCCGGCGACGCCCAGCTTCCGGCGCTGCCTTATcatggccgccgcgagctcgtcgaCGAGGCGGATGGACTTCCTGAGCTCCCTCTCGGAGCCGACGTTCAGCAGCCGCTTTACCCTCCACACCAGGGgcgacgccgccgcgccgcgcaTGGCGGATAGCCGCGAGGCGGTGTCGAACGCGGCGGCGAGCTTGGACATGGGCATGTCGAGCTCGAGGCAGCCCGGGTCTAGTCCGAAGGAGATCTTGCAGATGGTGTCGAAAGCGAAGCGCCGGAACACGTCCTGGAGGTCGACCACCCTGCCATTGTCGGCGGCGTCGGCGAGCAGTGGCAGGAGGCGCGCCTCCACTTCCTCGGCGACGATGCCGTACGCGTAGGAGCGCACCGCgacgctgccgagctcgaggctgGCCATCTTGCGCTGGTGGCGCCAGGCGTCGCCGTCGACGTTGAAGATGCCGCCGCCGAGGAGGTCGCCGAGGACAGCGGCGAAGGGCTTCCCCTTGGGGAAGTTGTCGAAGCGGGTGTGGAGCATGTGCTCGACGTTGGCCGGGTTGGCGGTGATGGTGCAGCCGAGGACGTGGACGGCCACGGTGCCGGTCGGGGAGCAGCGGAGCAGGTGTGCGTACCAGTCGCCGAGGTTGGTGAAGTCCCGCGCCCACGACCCCGTGAGGTACGAGCGGCAGACGTGGCAGCTGCACCACGGCCACCGGCGGGCGAGGAAGAGCGCCGCGCCGAGCGCCACCACGCACACGGAGAAGACAAGGAATGCCAGGCCGGCGCACCGCGCGCACCATGACAGCTCCTCCATGCCCGTGCCCGTGGCGGCGTCCGTGGCTGCCCCGGCTCCTTGAATTGGAGAAGGGAAGAGCAAAAAAATGTGATCTTATTTTGGGTGTGGGGAGTCGAGGAGGCGTGTGCGTATATAATGTGGGTGGAGGGGGAGGAAGCACATGCCACACGTGCGCCAAATCTTAAACAACTTGGTTCCCTGCCATTTATTAGTGTGTGCACAGCTCATACCATCCCTGCGCAGCTCCCCAAAACTTGTCCAAGGTACGTACGAGTACGACCAACAAATCACCGCCGAACCcctctaaaaaaacaaaaaaagaacagCACCGAACCCCATGATACAAGGGCTGCTACCGCTAGCAGTCGCCTGAATCTTACAAAAAAATAACGCAGTTGATTCCGTTAGATTTTAATCATAGTcacatttttttgacattttttaatCATACTCGCATCATCGTTTTGTTTTGTCTGGGGTACTTGCCAGAGAAAAAAGCTCCAAAAAACATCACCACCGAAGTCCTCCAAagtcgctcccccccccccccttgtcccaTTTACTAgcaaaccacccccccccccccccccacacacacacacacgcagttGTTGGTGGCGTTTTGCATTTCTCTGGCCGCCAGCCATGGCGGGCGGCGCGGGGTGTTGGGAGCGGCCCCGACGTGGTCCTTGCAAGGGGGTGTGGTAGCGGGGTGACCTGGCGGTGGCTTTGGCGGCGGTTTAGCCCTGATCTAGACCCCTACTACTGCCGACAATGCAACAGATCTGGTTTTCTTGCCCAGATCTGGTCGGTGGTGGCTGGGGGATGACAGGAATGGTTGTTCGGACGGTAGGTTGGTTTGGGTGGCGCGACTGCAGTGGCGGTGGTGTGATCCAGGTTGTCGGTGTTCGGGGTGCGTGTGATGGGGCGACATAGTTTGGGGCAGAGGTCATGGACGACATCCGCTGACTCGCGGGTTCGGGGACTGGCTTGTCCGCGCTGGTGCAAGCCTCTGCGTTGTGCTTTCCTTGATGTCTCGGTGGTGGCGTCGGTCCAGGTCGGGCTCCCGTGGCGCGGCAATGTCGTCGGTCGGATTGGCGCTGATGGGCACAGGCGTGGTGTCGTGCGAGCTTGCCTAGGCAACGGCCAGAGGGCTTGGGTCGGGCTTGCTCAAAGGCGACAGTCGGTGGCCACTCAATTGTGTTCCTCTCCTCTGGCCCATCGGGGCTGGTTGGGTATGCAGGTGTGGACGCCTCCTACCGTGGAGGCGTTGGCCCCGACCCGATGGTTGATGCCTGGCTAGGAGTGGAAGGAGGTGCTTTCCGCTTTTCCCACCGTGGGTGGTGCGTTGTGATGCGGACGGTTGGCGGTGTCTCGGGACATGGGTACTGGGACGGCGTCCCAGGATGGCAGTCCTCATGATTGGCTCTCCGACGAGCATTATGGCGGCGGTGGTGGCTATGCCTCTTCATCATGTGGGCGGGGAGGGGTGTAGTGGGGGTGGCTCGAGCTTGCTCTCTGTCCTTGGGAGGGCGTTGCCCAAATCTAGATCTGGAGGCATGTACTTGTCGCGGTTGTCCTAGGTGCCACCGATGAGCTGCTGAGTGAAAGTTCTGTGCTTTGGCACTGATGGTGATGTCACCCACGATGTCGCTATCTTCTTCAggatgacgttgtggttcccctcTCCGTGCCAAGGATTTTGGGTGAAGACCCATGTCCGTCTCGAACTATGCGACAACGATGCTTAGCTTTGTTTCCCCTCCTGAGGGCGTTGTCGTGGAGCTTAGGTGTGTTAGGGTGTGTCATGGCGTGCAtatagtatttccctcagtcaaGAACCAAGGTTTATTGAACCAGTAAGAGACACCACACAAACAAATGTAAGCAGTACCTGCACACACacaaaacaaatacttgcacccaacgcgggcaaagGGGTTGCAATtcccttgtactcgttaattgcaaggattaaatatcatagtggtagatagataaataaaaaaggaaaataaaagtaaataaattgcagcaagtatTTTAAGGGTTTTAGTAAATATAAAGTGAATGGACCCGGGGCCATAgcgttcactagaggcatctcacTCATGAGCATagtacggtgggtaaaaaaatatTGTTGAGCGATTGATAGAATAGTGCGTAGTTATGATGATTCTTCATGGCGGTGATCAATACATAGGTAttacgtctgagacaagtagaacGTTAATCTTACTaaatctactactgttactccacccCTCGACCATTATCCAACATGCATATtgaagtattaagttcataacaaacggAGTAATGCTTGATGCATTATGGCATAATGTAGACAAAGCAAGAGCAAAAAATAAGTTGGAgccccatcgttttacccttacCAGGAACAATAgaaatacatgccttgcaactccTCCTATCACagagtaaggacaccacaagattgaacctacaaccaagcacctctcccactcaagataaatcaatctaattggccaaaagagatagatagatcagagagaaatacaaggctataaaatcAAACATACTAAatctcagaaaagactcaattactttgaATTAATAatctgatcgtaaacccacaattcatcggatcctagcaaacacacaacaaagattacatcgaatagatattcGAAGAGATCATTGCGTTGATGATCGAAAAGGAAGAGAGAGAGACAtttagctactgctatggacccgtaggtcctgtgggaaatactcacacatcatcatggaggcaacaatgttgatgaagatggcctccatgattgattccccctccggcggagtatcGGTGGAGGTTTCCAGATGGGATCATGGAAGAACAAAGACTTGCGGCGGCGATAAAATTGTTTCGGGCCGCACTATGGTGGTctctgtgttggggaacgcagtatttcaaaaaaattacatacgatcacgcaagatctatctaggagatgcatagcaacgagcggggagagtgtgtccacgtaccctcgtagaccgaaagaggaagcgtttagtaatgcggttgatgtagttgaacgtcttcacgatccaaccgatccaagcaccgaacacacggcacctccgcatttagcacacgttcaaatcgatgacgtccctcgagctcttgacccagttgagggcgagggagagttctgtcagcacgacggcgtggcgacggtgatgatgaagttaccggtgctacctcttgagcactgcgttggttttcctttgaagaggaaagggtgatgcagtaaagcagcgtaagtatttccctcggtttttgagaaccaaggtatcaatccagtaggaggccacgcacgagtccctcgcacctacacaaacaaataaatcctcgcaaccaacgcgataaggggttgtcaatcccttcacggtcacttgcgagagtgagatctgatagatatgataggataatatttttggtatttttatgataaagctacaaagtaaagtaaacaaaataaaaatggcaatggaaatagcttgttgtcgggagattaatatgatgaaaaatagacccgggggccataggtttcactagtggcttctctcaagagcataagtatttacggtgggtgaacaaattactattgagcaattgacagaattgagcatagttatgagaatatctaggtatgatcatgtacataggcatcacgtccgagacaagtagaccgactcctgcctgcatccactactattactccacacatcaaccgctatccagcatgcatctagagtattaagttcataagaacagagtaacgctttaagcaagatgacatgatgtagagggataaactcatgcaatatggtataaaccccatcttgttatcctcgatggcaacaatacaatacgtgccttgctgcccctactgt
Proteins encoded:
- the LOC123096647 gene encoding cytochrome P450 94C1-like, with amino-acid sequence MEELSWCARCAGLAFLVFSVCVVALGAALFLARRWPWCSCHVCRSYLTGSWARDFTNLGDWYAHLLRCSPTGTVAVHVLGCTITANPANVEHMLHTRFDNFPKGKPFAAVLGDLLGGGIFNVDGDAWRHQRKMASLELGSVAVRSYAYGIVAEEVEARLLPLLADAADNGRVVDLQDVFRRFAFDTICKISFGLDPGCLELDMPMSKLAAAFDTASRLSAMRGAAASPLVWRVKRLLNVGSERELRKSIRLVDELAAAMIRQRRKLGVAGSHDLLSRFMASEAHGTAVDDKYLRDIVVSFLLAGRDTVSSALTTIFMLLSKNPAVAAAVRAEAAAGEKTRTASKTTYEQLKSLHYTHAVLHENMRLFPPVQFDSKFCAADDVLPDGTYVTAGARVMYHPYAMGRMPRIWGDDCEKFRPERWLTGPGGTFVPESLYRYPVFQAGLRVCLGKELAVMEMKAVSVAVVKQFDVEVVGHKGAVPRFAPGLTASISGGLPVRVRRV